One segment of Mesoplodon densirostris isolate mMesDen1 chromosome 6, mMesDen1 primary haplotype, whole genome shotgun sequence DNA contains the following:
- the LOC132492365 gene encoding endoplasmic reticulum mannosyl-oligosaccharide 1,2-alpha-mannosidase-like — protein sequence MAALGPSAHFPTWRATQRHLPLPADVKSIIKYSLLLSQGRLPPCRSTVHVQPRFPPGRMLPGGGFRGGDPSSDLEWTVAASTPPDLGPMDEEPKSPPAADPTAGPPSSLSPASQAPAPPGPRAGLRIETWGPGGAGPGRNWTQSHGPWRDLLDRKPAPPVALATARLGNGRRMRRRTPPPSAAGPRPLAFTCPRPVPPGGALALTLSPGRSPDGGCWRHCWCWRKWKQLSRLQRNVVLFLLAFLMLCGLLAYISVADEWKAVDSRSAEGPKMRPANPPVLPAPRRAAAENPETFAGASPQKPPRHFRRGPPNLQIRAPDGDAKDRRQDEAQRRAEAAGEARREDNVQGNRVSWRGTGTEPEQGPQLPPRKAEAAPRPSPQALRTRNSPGARTRGSRRQAPLRALLTTWGSLAAVVRWPVLQLHSNVCAGGSFPACGRAAGGLGAAVLMSPLEGKREHTAILGRWSGATAVAFRHCPPRVGAEKRGEGGFSPVVGPRGGSVRGAQPSVQPALLTALPSPAQEAVEEVSRRVHSLRGKKDGLVPMFINTGNGLFTHLGVFTLGARADSYYEYLLKQWIQGGKKETQLLEDYLETVEGIKKHLLHRSEPGKLTFVGELAHGHFR from the exons ATGGCTGCTCTAGGTCCCAGTGCCCACTTTCCCACCTGGAGAGCAACACAGCGGCACCTGCCTCTTCCTGCTGATGTGAAGAGCATCATAAAATACAGCCTGCTGCTCAGCCAAGGCCGCCTGCCCCCTTGCCGCTCCACAGTCCATGTGCAGCCACGCTTTCCCCCGGGAAGGATGCTGCCCGGCGGTGGGTTCAGAGGCGGTGATCCCTCTAGCGACTTGGAGTGGACGGTGGCTGCGTCCACGCCTCCCGACCTGG GTCCAATGGATGAAGAACccaagagcccgcctgccgctgACCCTACAGCGGGCCCTCCGTCCtcgctgagccctgcctcccaggccccagcccctccAGGCCCTCGGGCAGGCCTCCGGATCGAGACCTGGG GCCCTGGGGGAGCCGGACCGGGGCGCAACTGGACGCAAAGCCACGGACCCTGGCGAGACCTGCTCGATCGGAAGCCAGCTCCTCCTGTTGCGTTGGCCACCGCCCGGCTAGGCAACGGCCGGCGCATGCGCAGAAGGACGCCGCCGCCAAGCGCCGCAGGTCCC CGCCCGCTCGCTTTTACGTGTCCGCGGCCCGTCCCGCCTGGGGGCGCCTTGGCGCTGACTCTGAGCCCGGGCCGGAGCCCGGACGGCGGCTGCTGGCGGCACTGCTGGTGCTGGCGG AAATGGAAGCAGCTGTCGAGGCTACAGCGGAACGTGGTCCTCTTCCTGCTGGCGTTCCTGATGCTCTGCGGCCTCCTGGCCTACATCAGTGTGGCCGACGAGTGGAAAG CCGTGGACAGCAGGTCGGCAGAAGGGCCGAAGATGAGACCCGCAAATCCACCCGTCTTGCCCGCTCCTCGGAGAGCAGCAGCTGAGAACCCGGAAACCTTCGCGGGGGCGTCACCTCAG AAGCCTCCAAGGCATTTCCGACGGGGACCACCCAACCTGCAGATTAGAGCCCCCGATGGAGACGCCAAGGACAGGAGGCAGGAtgaggcccagaggagggcaGAGGCAGCTGGTGAGGCTCGCCGGGAAGACAACGTGCAGGGAAACCGCGTCAG CTGGAGGGGCACAGGGACCGAACCGGAGCAGGGCCCCCAGCTCCCTCCGAGAAAGGCAGAGGCCGCCCCCAGGCCTTCCCCGCAAGCCCTCAGGACGAGGAACAGTCCAG GTGCAAGGACGCGCGGGTCTCGGCGTCAGGCACCCCTTAGAGCTTTGCTGACGACGTGGGGCTCCTTGGCGGCTGTCGTCCGGTGGCCGGTGCTGCAGCTGCACAGCAACGTGTGTGCGGGCGGCTCGTTTCCTGCCTGTGGCCGGGCAGCCGGGGGCCTGGGTGCTGCGGTCCTCATGTCGCCCCTTGAGGG GAAGCGGGAGCACACAGCCATCCTGGGCAGGTGGTCCGGGGCCACAGCTGTGGCCTTCAGACACTGTCCCCCAAGGGTGGGGGCTGAGAAGCGTGGCGAGGGGGGGTTCAGCCCTGTGGTCGGGCCCCGGGGCGGCAGCGTCCGAGGAGCGCAGCCCTCTGTGCAGCCCGCGCTGCtcactgccctgccctcccctgcccAGGAGGCCGTGGAGGAGGTGAGCAGGCGCGTGCACTCCCTGCGCGGGAAGAAGGACGGGCTGGTGCCCATGTTCATCAACACCGGCAACGGGCTCTTCACGCACCTGGGCGTGTTCACCCTGGGCGCCAGGGCCGACAGCTACTACGAGTACCTGCTGAAGCAGTGGATCCAGGGGGGGAAGAAGGAGACGCA GCTGCTGGAAGACTACCTCGAAACCGTGGAGGGAATCAAAAAGCACCTGCTGCACAGATCTGAACCCGGCAAGCTGACCTTCGTGGGGGAACTCGCCCACGGCCACTTCAGATAG